A single window of Diachasmimorpha longicaudata isolate KC_UGA_2023 chromosome 12, iyDiaLong2, whole genome shotgun sequence DNA harbors:
- the LOC135168078 gene encoding uncharacterized protein LOC135168078 isoform X1, producing MRGDRLWLFLLLISINGKSSVSSALNNKTERATKNRSRGQSPWRLVICLSHSQSPSRNDVQRAWEAARIESSQSELEVSYIEGRMTPMTDSMSYPLALVNKFCTDIENGKTVLSIVIGGGSASRFLITAADSINLPALWLPMTHRDFLRQGKRGTYETRVGTSSEEAGAAAAALMHKANWHAFILLIDTTLLPMHHLLHKNRHILTPRTVVHLPATDTSLKIRLRKISEESGTGTVLVMACDLNNARRILSVASKYHMLNGRFLWLWLDLKAELRPNEPSLLSSHIIHNSLAAMGKGEAVVPIENIVRHGNLVLDDEAHTPSLSNLPSDMQRLQEYSWKNQKIVRKREDRGFSFDDDDEPRLSDRNLNSKTFMPVGMLALRPSSIKMSGNDAILARMLRETSQALDNTFLELTMLNKLREAQVKEYFIPTCFLEGRGRGPIPEIKRNVSRTLTRRLRDAMRQVSHDKAEFQLLNLQAVQFPGNKTQLRWTKVGTIRGGKEVRLDTITWPGGGIVPAYLEQGGEQIGMPVYKIVTALAPPFTMITNLQDGLCLRGLVCRKGDVQKCCYGFSMDLLSLVARELSFRFDLYIAQDGLFGKRNGRNGTWNGIVGELLHAKAQLAFAPLSVSAIRAEVIDYTTPYFFSGVSFLASPKLNEEIPLLMFLHPFSTGLWLTIFISLNITAMAVAIYEWFSPFGLNPWGRQRSKNFSIASALWVMWGLLCGHLVAFKAPKSWPNKFLINIWGGFSVIFVASYTANIAALIAGFFFHPSVRNYHDRSLLSQKVGAPRASVAEYYVQRANHQLWTHMLRFSLSDVAEGVERLRNGSLDILIADTPILDYYRATDNGCTLQKIGDTMNEDTYAVALTKGHPLKESISKVIANYSSNGMLDVLRDKWYGGLPCIRGHEGMKPGLDVAGMQPHPLGVRSVAGVFCLLGVGIILGAIILAGEHLFYKYTLPRLRHCPKTSMWRSRNVMFFSQKLYRFINCVDLVSPHHAAKELMHTVRQGQIASLFQKSVKRDSMFQKEHEQRRRRKSKAQFFEMIQEIRRVQQEEKEESSKKESQKKDDKSSKDRARSRSKSPLMPRSPKREKSRSSTNLSGSRHGLSPVSLDTPMKPREFTLSSTNLRARSPLETVGRRLSHGDGGSPPPRLSTANFGGSATLRPSAPVKSDSVSGGIPTPRYSRSPAKRGQSFPVFATLRPPPPPPTSVHPSQVSRSPHLSPNNELGAAIGRKLSREWGSGSLELSKSSEAIGTMSTFSSYQESSLTVDRPRKKSEEEIVAKRPVRRARSHENRDITKTIDAPSPRMAQPSVGGKSVSERTKKQLESELKAILTARQHHRDLHPP from the exons ATGCGTGGTGATAGGCTGTGGTTATTTCTCCTCCTGATATCAATCAATGGAAAATCATCGGTATCATCGGCATTAAATAATAAGACTGAGCGTGCAACTAAGAATCGTTCGAGAGGCCAGTCACCATGGCGTTTAGTTATATGCTTATCACACTCTCAATCACCATCGAGGAACGATGTACAAAGAGCATGGGAGGCTGCGAGAATAGAATCATCGCAGAGCGAATTAGAAGTCTCTTACATTGAGGGAAGAATGACACCAATGACCGATTCAATGTCCTATCCACTTGCacttgttaataaattttgtactGATATTGAGAATGGTAAAACTGTACTCAGTATTGTTATTGGGGGTGGATCGGCATCGAGATTTCTCATTACTGCTGCAGACTCTATCAATTTACCAGCGCTGTGGTTACCGATGACTCATAGGGATTTTTTGAGACAG GGAAAACGTGGCACATACGAAACACGAGTGGGCACGAGCTCGGAAGAAGCGGGTGCAGCAGCTGCTGCACTCATGCACAAAGCAAATTGGCATGCATTCATCCTTTTAATTGATACAACACTCCTACCAATGCATCACTTACTCCACAAAAACCGTCATATATTGACACCACGTACTGTTGTACATCTACCAGCGACTGATACGAGTCTCAAGATAAGACTGAGAAAAATATCGGAGGAGAGTGGTACTGGTACTGTACTCGTTATGGCATGCGATCTCAATAATGCAAGGAGAATTCTATCGGTAGCGAGTAAATATCACATGCTCAATGGTAGATTCCTGTGGCTGTGGCTGGATCTGAAAGCTGAATTGAGACCCAATGAACCAAGTCTGCTGAGCTCCCACATTATTCACAACTCACTGGCTGCAATGGGAAAGGGTGAAGCCGTTGTACCGATTGAGAATATCGTGCGGCATGGGAATTTAGTACTCGATGACGAGGCGCATACGCCCTCATTGTCAAATTTGCCAAGTGATATGCAGCGGCTGCAAGAGTACAGTTGGAAAAATCAGAAGATCGTGAGGAAACGTGAGGACAGGGGATTTTCCTTTGACGATGACGATGAGCCGAGATTAAGCGATAGAAATCTCAATTCCAAGACATTCATGCCAGTGGGGATGCTTGCACTCAGACCATCCAGCATTAAAATGTCCGGGAATGACGCTATTCTGGCAAGAATGCTAAGGGAAACGTCGCAGGCCCTTGACAATACGTTTCTTGAATTGACgatgttgaataaattaagGGAGGCGCAAGTCAAAGAGTACTTCATACCGACGTGCTTCTTGGAGGGCAGGGGAAGGGGACCTATACCGGAGATCAAGAGGAATGTCTCCAGGACACTCACGAGGAGGCTCAGAGATGCCATGAGGCAGGTCTCCCATGATAAGGCCGAATTTCAATTGCTGAATCTTCAGGCTGTCCAATTTCCTGGGAATAAAACACAGTTGAg ATGGACGAAAGTGGGAACAATTCGAGGTGGTAAAGAGGTACGTCTCGACACAATAACCTGGCCAGGGGGTGGCATAGTGCCCGCCTACCTCGAACAAGGTGGTGAGCAAATAGGAATGCCTGTCTACAAAATAGTAACAGCCTTGGCACCCCCATTCACGATGATAACAAATCTTCAAGACGGTTTATGCCTCCGTGGATTGGTCTGCAGAAAAGGCGATGTGCAAAAGTGTTGCTACGGTTTCTCAATGGACTTACTCTCCCTTGTGGCGCGTGAACTGAGCTTTCGTTTTGACCTTTACATAGCACAAGATGGTTTATTCGGGAAGAGAAATGGTAGAAATGGCACGTGGAATGGAATTGTGGGTGAATTACTCCACGCTAAAGCTCAATTGGCATTTGCACCGCTGAGTGTATCAGCAATAAGGGCTGAAGTCATTGATTATACGAcaccatatttttttagtggTGTCAGTTTTTTAGCCTCAccaaaattaaatgaagagATACCACTCCTAATGTTTTTACATCCATTCAGCACTGGTTTGTGGTTGACTATATttatttcactgaatattACGGCCATGGCTGTTGCCATATACGAATGGTTCAGTCCATTTGGACTTAATCCATGGGGGAGACAGAGGagcaaaaatttttccatagcCTCAGCACTGTGGGTTATGTGGGGCTTACTCTGTGGACATTTGGTCGCTTTTAAGGCACCCAAATCGTGGCCTAATAAATTTCTCATCAACATTTGGGGGGGGTTCTCCGTTATCTTTGTTGCTTCCTACACTGCTAATATCGCTGCCCTCATCGCTGGATTCTTCTTTCATCCGTCTGTCAGAAATTATCACGATAGAAGT TTACTGTCGCAAAAAGTTGGAGCACCACGTGCCTCAGTTGCTGAGTATTACGTGCAACGTGCTAATCACCAATTATGGACCCACATGTTACGTTTTTCCTTGTCTGATGTTGCGGAAGGGGTGGAGAGATTGCGAAATGGTAGCCTGGACATACTTATTGCTGATACACCGATTTTGGATTATTATCGAGCCACTGACAATGGTTGCACACTGCAGAAAATTGGTGATACAATGAATGAGGATACTTATGCTGTCGCCTTAACCAAGGGACATCCCCTCAAAGAGAGCATTTCTAAGGTTATTGCCAATTATTCTAGCAATGGGATGCTTGATGTATTGCGCGATAAATG gtATGGAGGCTTACCGTGCATTCGTGGTCACGAAGGAATGAAACCGGGCCTCGACGTGGCTGGTATGCAACCCCATCCTCTCGGAGTTCGCTCAGTAGCTGGTGTCTTCTGTCTACTTGGAGTGGGTATAATCCTTGGTGCTATAATTCTAGCCGGAGAACATCTCTTCTACAAATACACTTTACCCCGCCTACGTCACTGTCCCAAAACCTCAATGTGGAGAAGTCGAAATGTCATGTTCTTCTCCCAAAAACTCTACAGATTCATCAACTGCGTTGACCTAGTATCCCCCCATCATGCAGCCAAAGAGCTCATGCATACTGTCAGACAGGGACAAATTGCGTCATTGTTCCAGAAAAGTGTTAAAAGG GATTCAATGTTTCAGAAGGAGCACGAACAGAGAAGACGGCGAAAAAGCAAGGCACAATTTTTTGAGATGATTCAGGAGATTAGGag AGTCCAGcaagaagaaaaagaagaatCAAGCAAGAAAGAATCTCAAAAGAAGGACGATAAATCGTCGAAGGATCGTGCCCGTTCGCGTTCGAAAAGTCCCCTAATGCCGCGTTCTCCGAAGCGCGAGAAGAGCCGTAGTTCAACGAATTTATCAGGCTCTCGGCACGGTCTGTCGCCAGTGTCTCTGGACACCCCAATGAAGCCCCGGGAGTTCACCCTCTCGAGTACGAATCTCCGGGCGCGGAGCCCGCTAGAAACCGTGGGCCGTCGATTGAGTCACGGGGACGGGGGTTCACCCCCACCCCGGTTGAGCACCGCTAACTTCGGCGGTAGTGCAACACTGCGACCGTCGGCACCGGTCAAATCGGACTCTGTGAGCGGTGGTATACCAACCCCCCGTTATTCTCGAAGTCCAGCAAAGCGGGGCCAATCCTTTCCGGTATTTGCTACTCTGAGACCACCGCCTCCACCCCCGACATCGGTGCACCCCTCTCAAGTCTCAAGAAGTCCCCACCTGTCACCAAACAACGAATTGGGGGCTGCAATTGGTAGAAAATTGTCGCGCGAGTGGGGCTCGGGGAGTTTGGAGCTAAGTAAATCATCAGAGGCCATCGGTACAATGTCCACGTTCAGTTCTTATCAGGAGAGCTCACTCACCGTCGACAGACCCCGTAAAAAAAGCGAGGAGGAGATCGTGGCTAAGAGACCGGTGAGACGTGCCCGTAGCCACGAGAATCGTGATATCACTAAAACCATAGACGCCCCCTCTCCCCGAATGGCACAGCCCTCGGTCGGTGGCAAATCCGTCAGCGAAAGAACGAAAAAACAACTCGAATCGGAACTGAAAGCCATTCTCACAGCGAGACAACATCATCGGGATCTCCATCCACCGTGA
- the LOC135168078 gene encoding uncharacterized protein LOC135168078 isoform X3 encodes MRGDRLWLFLLLISINGKSSVSSALNNKTERATKNRSRGQSPWRLVICLSHSQSPSRNDVQRAWEAARIESSQSELEVSYIEGRMTPMTDSMSYPLALVNKFCTDIENGKTVLSIVIGGGSASRFLITAADSINLPALWLPMTHRDFLRQGKRGTYETRVGTSSEEAGAAAAALMHKANWHAFILLIDTTLLPMHHLLHKNRHILTPRTVVHLPATDTSLKIRLRKISEESGTGTVLVMACDLNNARRILSVASKYHMLNGRFLWLWLDLKAELRPNEPSLLSSHIIHNSLAAMGKGEAVVPIENIVRHGNLVLDDEAHTPSLSNLPSDMQRLQEYSWKNQKIVRKREDRGFSFDDDDEPRLSDRNLNSKTFMPVGMLALRPSSIKMSGNDAILARMLRETSQALDNTFLELTMLNKLREAQVKEYFIPTCFLEGRGRGPIPEIKRNVSRTLTRRLRDAMRQVSHDKAEFQLLNLQAVQFPGNKTQLRWTKVGTIRGGKEVRLDTITWPGGGIVPAYLEQGGEQIGMPVYKIVTALAPPFTMITNLQDGLCLRGLVCRKGDVQKCCYGFSMDLLSLVARELSFRFDLYIAQDGLFGKRNGRNGTWNGIVGELLHAKAQLAFAPLSVSAIRAEVIDYTTPYFFSGVSFLASPKLNEEIPLLMFLHPFSTGLWLTIFISLNITAMAVAIYEWFSPFGLNPWGRQRSKNFSIASALWVMWGLLCGHLVAFKAPKSWPNKFLINIWGGFSVIFVASYTANIAALIAGFFFHPSVRNYHDRSLLSQKVGAPRASVAEYYVQRANHQLWTHMLRFSLSDVAEGVERLRNGSLDILIADTPILDYYRATDNGCTLQKIGDTMNEDTYAVALTKGHPLKESISKVIANYSSNGMLDVLRDKWYGGLPCIRGHEGMKPGLDVAGMQPHPLGVRSVAGVFCLLGVGIILGAIILAGEHLFYKYTLPRLRHCPKTSMWRSRNVMFFSQKLYRFINCVDLVSPHHAAKELMHTVRQGQIASLFQKSVKREHEQRRRRKSKAQFFEMIQEIRRVQQEEKEESSKKESQKKDDKSSKDRARSRSKSPLMPRSPKREKSRSSTNLSGSRHGLSPVSLDTPMKPREFTLSSTNLRARSPLETVGRRLSHGDGGSPPPRLSTANFGGSATLRPSAPVKSDSVSGGIPTPRYSRSPAKRGQSFPVFATLRPPPPPPTSVHPSQVSRSPHLSPNNELGAAIGRKLSREWGSGSLELSKSSEAIGTMSTFSSYQESSLTVDRPRKKSEEEIVAKRPVRRARSHENRDITKTIDAPSPRMAQPSVGGKSVSERTKKQLESELKAILTARQHHRDLHPP; translated from the exons ATGCGTGGTGATAGGCTGTGGTTATTTCTCCTCCTGATATCAATCAATGGAAAATCATCGGTATCATCGGCATTAAATAATAAGACTGAGCGTGCAACTAAGAATCGTTCGAGAGGCCAGTCACCATGGCGTTTAGTTATATGCTTATCACACTCTCAATCACCATCGAGGAACGATGTACAAAGAGCATGGGAGGCTGCGAGAATAGAATCATCGCAGAGCGAATTAGAAGTCTCTTACATTGAGGGAAGAATGACACCAATGACCGATTCAATGTCCTATCCACTTGCacttgttaataaattttgtactGATATTGAGAATGGTAAAACTGTACTCAGTATTGTTATTGGGGGTGGATCGGCATCGAGATTTCTCATTACTGCTGCAGACTCTATCAATTTACCAGCGCTGTGGTTACCGATGACTCATAGGGATTTTTTGAGACAG GGAAAACGTGGCACATACGAAACACGAGTGGGCACGAGCTCGGAAGAAGCGGGTGCAGCAGCTGCTGCACTCATGCACAAAGCAAATTGGCATGCATTCATCCTTTTAATTGATACAACACTCCTACCAATGCATCACTTACTCCACAAAAACCGTCATATATTGACACCACGTACTGTTGTACATCTACCAGCGACTGATACGAGTCTCAAGATAAGACTGAGAAAAATATCGGAGGAGAGTGGTACTGGTACTGTACTCGTTATGGCATGCGATCTCAATAATGCAAGGAGAATTCTATCGGTAGCGAGTAAATATCACATGCTCAATGGTAGATTCCTGTGGCTGTGGCTGGATCTGAAAGCTGAATTGAGACCCAATGAACCAAGTCTGCTGAGCTCCCACATTATTCACAACTCACTGGCTGCAATGGGAAAGGGTGAAGCCGTTGTACCGATTGAGAATATCGTGCGGCATGGGAATTTAGTACTCGATGACGAGGCGCATACGCCCTCATTGTCAAATTTGCCAAGTGATATGCAGCGGCTGCAAGAGTACAGTTGGAAAAATCAGAAGATCGTGAGGAAACGTGAGGACAGGGGATTTTCCTTTGACGATGACGATGAGCCGAGATTAAGCGATAGAAATCTCAATTCCAAGACATTCATGCCAGTGGGGATGCTTGCACTCAGACCATCCAGCATTAAAATGTCCGGGAATGACGCTATTCTGGCAAGAATGCTAAGGGAAACGTCGCAGGCCCTTGACAATACGTTTCTTGAATTGACgatgttgaataaattaagGGAGGCGCAAGTCAAAGAGTACTTCATACCGACGTGCTTCTTGGAGGGCAGGGGAAGGGGACCTATACCGGAGATCAAGAGGAATGTCTCCAGGACACTCACGAGGAGGCTCAGAGATGCCATGAGGCAGGTCTCCCATGATAAGGCCGAATTTCAATTGCTGAATCTTCAGGCTGTCCAATTTCCTGGGAATAAAACACAGTTGAg ATGGACGAAAGTGGGAACAATTCGAGGTGGTAAAGAGGTACGTCTCGACACAATAACCTGGCCAGGGGGTGGCATAGTGCCCGCCTACCTCGAACAAGGTGGTGAGCAAATAGGAATGCCTGTCTACAAAATAGTAACAGCCTTGGCACCCCCATTCACGATGATAACAAATCTTCAAGACGGTTTATGCCTCCGTGGATTGGTCTGCAGAAAAGGCGATGTGCAAAAGTGTTGCTACGGTTTCTCAATGGACTTACTCTCCCTTGTGGCGCGTGAACTGAGCTTTCGTTTTGACCTTTACATAGCACAAGATGGTTTATTCGGGAAGAGAAATGGTAGAAATGGCACGTGGAATGGAATTGTGGGTGAATTACTCCACGCTAAAGCTCAATTGGCATTTGCACCGCTGAGTGTATCAGCAATAAGGGCTGAAGTCATTGATTATACGAcaccatatttttttagtggTGTCAGTTTTTTAGCCTCAccaaaattaaatgaagagATACCACTCCTAATGTTTTTACATCCATTCAGCACTGGTTTGTGGTTGACTATATttatttcactgaatattACGGCCATGGCTGTTGCCATATACGAATGGTTCAGTCCATTTGGACTTAATCCATGGGGGAGACAGAGGagcaaaaatttttccatagcCTCAGCACTGTGGGTTATGTGGGGCTTACTCTGTGGACATTTGGTCGCTTTTAAGGCACCCAAATCGTGGCCTAATAAATTTCTCATCAACATTTGGGGGGGGTTCTCCGTTATCTTTGTTGCTTCCTACACTGCTAATATCGCTGCCCTCATCGCTGGATTCTTCTTTCATCCGTCTGTCAGAAATTATCACGATAGAAGT TTACTGTCGCAAAAAGTTGGAGCACCACGTGCCTCAGTTGCTGAGTATTACGTGCAACGTGCTAATCACCAATTATGGACCCACATGTTACGTTTTTCCTTGTCTGATGTTGCGGAAGGGGTGGAGAGATTGCGAAATGGTAGCCTGGACATACTTATTGCTGATACACCGATTTTGGATTATTATCGAGCCACTGACAATGGTTGCACACTGCAGAAAATTGGTGATACAATGAATGAGGATACTTATGCTGTCGCCTTAACCAAGGGACATCCCCTCAAAGAGAGCATTTCTAAGGTTATTGCCAATTATTCTAGCAATGGGATGCTTGATGTATTGCGCGATAAATG gtATGGAGGCTTACCGTGCATTCGTGGTCACGAAGGAATGAAACCGGGCCTCGACGTGGCTGGTATGCAACCCCATCCTCTCGGAGTTCGCTCAGTAGCTGGTGTCTTCTGTCTACTTGGAGTGGGTATAATCCTTGGTGCTATAATTCTAGCCGGAGAACATCTCTTCTACAAATACACTTTACCCCGCCTACGTCACTGTCCCAAAACCTCAATGTGGAGAAGTCGAAATGTCATGTTCTTCTCCCAAAAACTCTACAGATTCATCAACTGCGTTGACCTAGTATCCCCCCATCATGCAGCCAAAGAGCTCATGCATACTGTCAGACAGGGACAAATTGCGTCATTGTTCCAGAAAAGTGTTAAAAGG GAGCACGAACAGAGAAGACGGCGAAAAAGCAAGGCACAATTTTTTGAGATGATTCAGGAGATTAGGag AGTCCAGcaagaagaaaaagaagaatCAAGCAAGAAAGAATCTCAAAAGAAGGACGATAAATCGTCGAAGGATCGTGCCCGTTCGCGTTCGAAAAGTCCCCTAATGCCGCGTTCTCCGAAGCGCGAGAAGAGCCGTAGTTCAACGAATTTATCAGGCTCTCGGCACGGTCTGTCGCCAGTGTCTCTGGACACCCCAATGAAGCCCCGGGAGTTCACCCTCTCGAGTACGAATCTCCGGGCGCGGAGCCCGCTAGAAACCGTGGGCCGTCGATTGAGTCACGGGGACGGGGGTTCACCCCCACCCCGGTTGAGCACCGCTAACTTCGGCGGTAGTGCAACACTGCGACCGTCGGCACCGGTCAAATCGGACTCTGTGAGCGGTGGTATACCAACCCCCCGTTATTCTCGAAGTCCAGCAAAGCGGGGCCAATCCTTTCCGGTATTTGCTACTCTGAGACCACCGCCTCCACCCCCGACATCGGTGCACCCCTCTCAAGTCTCAAGAAGTCCCCACCTGTCACCAAACAACGAATTGGGGGCTGCAATTGGTAGAAAATTGTCGCGCGAGTGGGGCTCGGGGAGTTTGGAGCTAAGTAAATCATCAGAGGCCATCGGTACAATGTCCACGTTCAGTTCTTATCAGGAGAGCTCACTCACCGTCGACAGACCCCGTAAAAAAAGCGAGGAGGAGATCGTGGCTAAGAGACCGGTGAGACGTGCCCGTAGCCACGAGAATCGTGATATCACTAAAACCATAGACGCCCCCTCTCCCCGAATGGCACAGCCCTCGGTCGGTGGCAAATCCGTCAGCGAAAGAACGAAAAAACAACTCGAATCGGAACTGAAAGCCATTCTCACAGCGAGACAACATCATCGGGATCTCCATCCACCGTGA